CGTGAACACCTCGAAGCCGTTAATCATCAGGAAGCTATTGGCTTTATAAAAGAATTGATGAACAAAAATAATTCGCTGAACGAACGCGATCTTTTATCGATTCATAATTTAATTCTTCGCGGTATAATCCCCGAAGATGCAGGCCGTTACAGAAAAGTTCAGGTCATGATGCAAGGAAGCAGCCACATGCCTCCGCAGCCTTTATTGGTACAACAGGAAATGGAAGACTATTTTGTTTGGTACGAAACCAACAAAAACAAACTTCACCCTGTTATTCTGGCTGCCGAAATGCATGAACGATTAGTAACCATTCATCCTTTTATAGATGGAAACGGAAGAACTTCTCGATTGGTTATGAATTTGATTTTGATGCAAAAAGGGTATCCAATAGCAAATATTAAAGGGGATTACGAAAATCGAATGCAATATTATCAATCTTTAGAAATAGCTCAAACTAAAAAAGACAAAGAAGATTTTTTCCTTTTTATTGCACAAATAGAAAAAGAAAGTTTAGAGAGATATATCAACATTCTTACACAATAAAAAAGGCTGTCTCAAAATTGAGTCGGCTTTTTTTCTGAAATTACAACTATTTATTTTCAATTTAATTTGTCTGAAAAATTGTATTTTTGTTTCTATTCAGAAAAATAAAAATGTATCATACAAAAACGTAATGGTATTTTACGGTACAAATATTTTTTCAGAAATTTTTAAATATCTTTGAATTATGAGCACACTTAGCAGACCAAACCATATAGGACGAAAAATAAGCCGTATTCGTGAACTTCGTGACATGAAACAAGAAGCTTTGGCACAGGCCTTAGGAATGAGCCAGCAGGCTATTTCGACCATTGAAAACAGTGAAAATATAGATGAAGAAAAACTTAAAGCAATTGCAGAAGCTTTAGGGATTTCTGTTGAAGGAATTAAGAATTTCTCTGAAGAAGCAGTTTTAAATATCATCGGAAATACTTATCAAGACAATGGTATTGTTAATGCAGGGGTAAATAACAGTTGTACTTTCAATCCACTTGATAAGGTTGTAGAACTTTATGAGCGCATGGTTCAGGCTGAAAAAGAAAAGGCTGAATATTGGGAGAAGTTATATAAAGAGAAAATCAATAAAATATAATAAAAAAAAGCAGAGGCTGTTCCTATTTTGAAACAGCCTCTGCTTTTTTTAATTTTTATCTTCTAATAAAGGAACAAATCGAAACTCTCCAAACTCATGTTTTTCGAACTGAGTTTCATTTTTCCTGATTAATAAAGTCATAATCTGAACATCTTCTCCAAGCGGAATAACCAGTCTTCCCCCTATTTTTAATTGAGCCATTAACGGCTGCGGAATAAAAGGTGCACCTGCTGTAACTATAATACTGTCAAAAGGAGCAAAATTTGGAAGTCCTTTATAACCGTCTCCAAAGGTTACGTGTTTTGGACGAATGTTTAATTTCGGGAATAAATTAGAAGTTGTTTTAAACAATTCATTCTGTCTTTCCACCGTATATACTTTAGCCCCAAGCATAAACAAAACCGCGGTCTGGTAGCCGGAACCGGTCCCGATTTCCAGAACTTTGTGATCTTTCTTAACTTCAAGCAATTGCGACTGAAAAGCAACCGTATAAGGCTGCGAAATAGTCTGTCCTGCCCCAATAGGAAATGCTTTGTCCTGATAAGCGAAATCTTCAAAACTTGAATTTAAAAAAAGGTGTCTTGGGATTTTTTTTATCGCATCCAAAACCGCTCTGTCAGTAATTCCTTTTTGTTCTAAAGTGGTTACTAATTGATTGCGAAGTCCCTGATGTTTGGCAGTATCTTTCAAAATAAGTTGGTTTTATTTTCGCAAAAATAAGAAACAAAACAGGATTTCAAATATTGATTTTTAAATAATAAAATGTAAAGTCGAAACAAAAGTCAAAAAGTTGAAAAGTGAAAAGTGAAAGGTGAAAAGTCGAAAGCTACAGCCCGCATTTCAAATTTCGCATTTCACATTTCGCAACTCACATTTCGCAACTCACATTTCGTAACTCACATTTCGTAACTCACAATTCACAACTCACAATTCACAACTCACAATTCACAACTCACAACTCACCATTCACAATTCACAATTCACATTTCACATTTCACAAGTCACAATTCATTAAATTCATTTTCACGGTAAACAAATAAATTATATTTTTGTTTAAAATACATTCTCATGTTAAAAGTAGGAGTTTTAGGTGCTGGTCATCTAGGTAAAATACATTTACGCTTATTACAACAATCTGACAAATACGAATTAGTTGGATTTTACGACGAAAATCAAGAAAATGCCGAACGAATCTCAAAAGAATTTGGCTATAAAAACTTCAGTACAATTGCAAAACTCATTCACGCTGTCGACGTGATTGACATTGTTACCCCAACCCTTTCGCATTACAAATGTGCCAAAGTCGCTATCAAATCAGGAAAACATATCTTTATTGAAAAACCAATTGCCAATACTGTAGAAGAAGCCGAAGAAATTATTGCTTTGGCCAAAGAACACAATGTAAAAGGGCAAGTGGGTCA
This portion of the Flavobacterium gelatinilyticum genome encodes:
- a CDS encoding Fic family protein; this translates as MKTLLKNARELKGLKTRELAKLADIDQALISKFESGTRRPTKDQIIKLSQLLEIDYETLMVAWLKEKILYEIGDDDFALKALKVAEDEIKYNKTVSNLKLSTSLEKILKEIDSLKEKLDSCRQFDSYKIKQALELEYTFESNRIEGNTMTLRETDLVINEGLTISGKSMREHLEAVNHQEAIGFIKELMNKNNSLNERDLLSIHNLILRGIIPEDAGRYRKVQVMMQGSSHMPPQPLLVQQEMEDYFVWYETNKNKLHPVILAAEMHERLVTIHPFIDGNGRTSRLVMNLILMQKGYPIANIKGDYENRMQYYQSLEIAQTKKDKEDFFLFIAQIEKESLERYINILTQ
- a CDS encoding helix-turn-helix domain-containing protein; this encodes MSTLSRPNHIGRKISRIRELRDMKQEALAQALGMSQQAISTIENSENIDEEKLKAIAEALGISVEGIKNFSEEAVLNIIGNTYQDNGIVNAGVNNSCTFNPLDKVVELYERMVQAEKEKAEYWEKLYKEKINKI
- a CDS encoding protein-L-isoaspartate(D-aspartate) O-methyltransferase; amino-acid sequence: MKDTAKHQGLRNQLVTTLEQKGITDRAVLDAIKKIPRHLFLNSSFEDFAYQDKAFPIGAGQTISQPYTVAFQSQLLEVKKDHKVLEIGTGSGYQTAVLFMLGAKVYTVERQNELFKTTSNLFPKLNIRPKHVTFGDGYKGLPNFAPFDSIIVTAGAPFIPQPLMAQLKIGGRLVIPLGEDVQIMTLLIRKNETQFEKHEFGEFRFVPLLEDKN